One Erpetoichthys calabaricus chromosome 8, fErpCal1.3, whole genome shotgun sequence DNA segment encodes these proteins:
- the lmln gene encoding leishmanolysin-like peptidase, with amino-acid sequence MMATRLSSCKIVFGLLRHLYLFVVVCHVSHCHLCRHRVPTTSEVVYGVHLESDRIVKRSTDQQLRIKVVYDSSIDNLDPEKKELVKDKLFPRAIDYLQKAFQVRKHAGPILLGRQCATNLYLRKKDDPHRYCQGACAENSYCGPILVPKEHLQQCMVCADNGKYWGPRGQPDGVGILDADFVLYVSGITTERCGQENIVAYAAYCQLEDALDRPVAGYANLCPNMISTQTQEFIGMLSTVKHEIIHALGFSAGLFAFYHSDDGKPLTRRNANGLPPFNESLGLYQWSDKVVRSATRLWDISGNRRLRHDVYLLVTPHVVEEARKHFACPILEGMELENQGGMGTELNHWEKRLLENEAMTGSHTQNRVFSRITLAIMEDTGWYKANYSMAERLDWGRGMGCDFVMKSCKFWIDQQRQKNQKLVPYCDALRSTPLQLTCRQDQMAVAVCNLQKYSRSIPQEYQYFDSIPGVAARDLPYYGGSVEIADYCPFTQEFSWHHSGEFQRTSDCRIVENQPGPSRNYAAETYSPESICLHQRTPFVMEQCTRRIIYPDWGSGCYKISCSAQGLTVWVHGTRHLCSRAGQILNINIQMNHWVYTGSLVCPSCFDFCRACPPEHDPPPANASRSIPLDPCSSSAGLVVTLWLLIINVVPVLVGFLLCA; translated from the exons ATGATGGCGACGAGATTGAGCTCCTGCAAAATAGTCTTTGGATTACTTCGTCATTTGTATCTTTTTGTAGTTGTTTGTCACGTTTCTCACTGTCATCTTTGTAGGCATCGTGTCCCGACTACTTCTGAG GTAGTTTATGGAGTTCACCTGGAATCGGATCGAATAGTCAAGAGAAGCACTGATCAACAGTTAAGGATTAAAGTTGTCTATGATTCAAGTATAGATAA TTTGGatccagaaaaaaaagaactagTTAAG GACAAGCTTTTTCCACGAGCCATTGACTATTTGCAAAAAGCTTTTCAAGTTCGTAAGCATGCTGGTCCCATTCTACTTGGCAG aCAATGTGCTACTAATCTGTATCTGAGAAAAAAAGATGATCCTCACAGATATTGCCAGGGTGCTTGTGCTGAAAACAGTTATTGTGGACCAATTCTTGTACCAAAGGAACATCTACAG caaTGTATGGTGTGTGCTGATAATGGAAAGTACTGGGGGCCAAGAGGTCAACCAGATGGTGTAGGCATTTTGGATGCTGACTTTGTACTCTATGTGAGTGGCATAACAACAGAAAGGTGTGGACAAGAAAATATTGTGGCTTATGCTGCTTACTGTCAACTGGAAGATGCATTAGACAG ACCAGTTGCAGGATACGCCAATCTTTGCCCAAATATGATTTCTACTCAGACTCAGGAATTTATAGGCATGTTATCCACGGTGAAACATGAAATTATCCATGCATTG GGTTTCTCTGCTGGCCTCTTTGCTTTTTATCACAGTGATGATGGAAAGCCTTTAACACGAAGGAATGCCAATGGATTGCCACCATTTAACGAAag tctaGGGTTGTATCAATGGAGTGACAAAGTAGTACGCAGTGCTACAAGACTCTGGGATATCAGTGGTAACAGGAGATTGCGTCACGATGTGTACCTTCTTGTAACTCCACATGTTGTT GAGGAAGCTAGGAAGCATTTTGCTTGCCCTATCCTAGAGGGAATGGAACTTGAGAACCAAGGTGGAATGGGTACAGAACTTAATCATTGggaaaaaagattacttgag AATGAAGCAATGACAGGATCACATACACAGAACAGGGTATTTTCTAGAATAACACTAGCGATTATGGAGGACACTGG atggTACAAAGCTAATTATAGTATGGCAGAACGGCTGGATTGGGGAAGAGGAATGGGCTGTGATTTTGTAATGAAGAGCTGCAAGTTCTGGATAGATCAGCAACGACAAAA AAACCAAAAACTTGTACCCTATTGTGACGCTCTGAGATCCACTCCTTTGCAGTTAACATGCAGGCAAGACCAGATGGCTGTGGCAGTGTGCAATCTACAGAAATATTCAAGGAGTATACCACAGGAGTATCAG tATTTTGATAGCATACCTGGTGTAGCAGCTCGAGATTTGCCTTACTATGGTGGCTCAGTGGAGATAGCCGATTACTGCCCATTCACTCAGGAATTTAGCTGGCATCACAGTGGGGAATTTCAAAGAACTTCTGACTGTAGAATTGTGGAAAATCAACCAG GCCCATCCAGAAATTATGCTGCTGAAACGTACAGCCCAGAATCCATCTGCTTGCATCAGAGAACACCATTTGTGATGGAGCAGTGTACAAGAAGAATAATTTATCCTGACTGGGGAAGTGGCTGCTACAAG atcTCCTGCTCAGCGCAAGGCCTTACTGTTTGGGTTCACGGTACTCGGCATCTATGCAGTCGTgcaggacaaattttaaatattaatattcaaaTGAATCATTGGGTATATACAGGAAGTCTTGTTTGCCCTTCCTGTTTTGACTTCTGTAGAGCATGCCCTCCTGAACATGATCCTCCACCAGCAAATGCATCCAGAAGCATACCTTTAG ATCCTTGCTCAAGCTCAGCTGGATTGGTGGTGACATTGTGGTTGCTGATTATTAATGTCGTTCCTGTGCTTGTTGGATTCCTGCTCTGTGCGTAG